In Orcinus orca chromosome 15, mOrcOrc1.1, whole genome shotgun sequence, the DNA window GGATGGCCTATTAGATCTTAGTATTCTACCAACTCTTCCCCCGAACTCAATTATTTATTGTGGCTATGTAACAACATGTCTTAGGAGATACACGCTGAAGTATTTAGTATTTAGGGTGAAAGAGCCTAATCTTTTACTAACTCTGCAGCTAACATAACGTCTGAAGAGTCTgagcaaataaataatatagagacatacatatttgttaaatatgaGTACACATGTGCATATTCACATgtaggtatatgtgtgtatataatacttcagtgtgtatctcttaagacatagtatacacacacacaaacacatatatacatacacctgAATATAACACCTGAATTGAGGTGAAGGGTATACAAGTGTTCATTGTACTTATCTTGCAACTCTTCCATAGGTTTGACATTTTTTCAAGCTAAAGTTAAAATAAAGCAAGTatttgaaaacaacctaaatgtccattagcaGAAGTCTAGTTAAACAAACTAAGGCACAACCACACTCTGGAATATTCTACAGGTGACAAAGAGAATAAGCCACACTATAAAGAGAAATGCAATAGTGACCACATTCCTCTTCTCGGATTGATAAACATCAGCGTGTTTGAAAACACACTGTGTTGTAAAAGCTGTGGGGAAACCAGTTCCTTCACCGATTGCAGAGGGAGCCAATCTCTTTAACCCCTTTGGAGTGCAACTTGACAATACTTATTaaaccttccaatgtaggggacttcccttccctggtggcgcagtggttgagaatccgcctgccaatgcaggggacacgggttcgagccctgatccgggatgagcccacgtgccgcggagcaactgagcctgtgcgccacagctactgagcctgcgctgtagagcccgcgagctgcaactgctgaagcccacacacctagagcctgtgctccgcaacaagagaagccaccacaataagaagcccgagCTCGTTGGTCTCGGAGGCAGAAGCGAGATGACGAAGGGAACGTCCTCGTTTGGAAAGCGTCGGAATAAGACGCACACGTTGTGCCGCCGCTGTGGCTCTAACGCCTACCACCTTCAGAAGTCGACCTGTGGTAAATGTGGCTACCCTGCCAAGCGGAAGAGGAAGTATAACTGGAGTGCTAAAGCTAAAAGACGAAATACCACCGGGACTGGTCGAATGAGGCACCTAAAAATTGTATACCGCAGATTCAGGCATGGATTCCGTGAAGAAACAACACCTAAACCCAAGAGGGCAGCTGTTGCAGCATCCAGTTCACCTTAAGGATTTCAATTATTAGTCACGCAATAAATGTTctggttttgaaaaaaaataaaaaaaataagaagcccgtgcaccacaacgaagagtagcccccactcgccttaactagagaaagcccgcacacagcaatgaagacccaatgcagccattaattaattaattaaaaaaaaaaaacttccaatgTGGCTTTCCTTTGACCCAGTGAATCTACTTCCCCTAGATACTGAGGGGGCCAACTGCTATAGGTCAGAGTAATTCACTGTTGCATGGGGTCGGAGCAAACGATTGGAAAATGAAGGTCTTTTGATAGGAAACTTGTTAAAGCAGAGAttctgaacctttttttttttgtgccgtGGACCCTTACGGCAGCCTGGTAAAGCCCACGTGGATTTCATCTCAAAAtactgattttaaatatataaagggcATAGAATTACAAGAAAACCAACTAAGATAACACACTCATCaaaatcttctaaaaataaatttgtgattCCTAGACCTGCTTCTTTATTAAATAACACGATGTAGCCAAGGTCTAATAAGatacagaaggaaaacaaagttttGAGTTCTGCACTACACTGTAATGGGATATGAAAACATCTGTGATTTCCACTGGTGATTGTCACAGATACTGCTAATATTACTGTGGTTTGTTGTCTATAGTCATAATTGAAGAAAGTGTTATATTTCAGATGGAGgttggtgaaaataaaaatacaatttcttctcatgCAAGTTCATAGATTTTGCGGATTAGAATCATGGTCCTCTTGGGGGGTTCCAAAAACTCCAAGTTAAGAACCCTCACGTTGAGCAATTGATAACACTGTACGGTGGAAGTTTTCAAAAGCCATTAAAAGGTGAGGAAGCTCTTTATATTCTGATTTAGTACAACTTTCATGCCATGTTAAGTGAAAATAAGCAAGAGGCAGAACGGGGTATATATTATAATACCATTTGTGtgaataatggaaaaatatattcatatctgCTTGTGTTTGCACAAAGTATCTCTGGATACTTTAAGAAActgatcattttaattttttctagggAGGGGAAGTGGTGGCTAGGggtggagagagatggggagggagctTTTCCAAGGCAAACACTTTTGTAACACGTGAATTTtgaacttaaattttttaaaaagaaaggaaacaaactattctCATACCCATTGTGATGGCTACTGtaatcaaacaaacaaatcagaaagtaagtgttggcaaggatgtggaaacattggaactcttgtgcattcctggtaggaatgtaaaatggtgtggtCACTATGAAAAACTGAATGGCagatcctttaaaaattaaaaatagaattatcatgtgatgcagcaattccacttttgggtatataccccaaagtcttgaaagcagggacttaaaGAGAGATTTATGGATCCACGTTCAGAGCAAAATTATTCACACAAatcaagaggtggaagcaacccaagtgtccatcaacagataaacaaactgtggtggatccatacaatggaatagtattcagccttagaaaggaaggaaattctgacacatgccacaacatggaagaaccttgaggacattaagtgaaataagccagtggcAAAAGGACAAAGATTATCCGACTctacttatatgaagtacctagaataggtaaatccatatagacagaaagtagaacagtagTTACCAGAGGCCTGAGGGAGAGGGGGCATTTGGAGTTAGTgtttagtgggtacagagtttcagttttgcaagacagGAGTTTTAGAGAGGATGGTGGCGATGGTTGCATAATAATGGCTGTGAAAGTACTTAAGGCCACTGAACTCTGCACTTAAAAAGATGGTAACTTTTATGTCTACCGCAACTAAAAATGGTaactaaaaaaaacaagaaagaaagaaacactagGGCATATTTTTATAAACTGTCTAGTGACactaaatattcattttctctgccttttgcCCCACCCCTGTTCTTAAGACTACAGTTTGGGAGGAAAACGTGCCAGCTCATCCACTGGCTGACAAGCTTGTCCGCTATGCCCCAGACAGGAAATGACCCGGCCCCCGTGCAGACCACACTGTTCATGGTCCATGACGGGGCTTCCTCCATATCCTTGTGCCTGGAGCTGGAGGTGACAGGAAAAGAGCACAGAATGTGAGCTGAGGgatcttaggcaagtcatttaactgcTCTTGAATCTCAAAAGTCAGGCTACTAATCATGACACTCAACCATCTCATATGACGGATACTAAAGAAGAACCTTATCTACAAATATAATTGTCACCGTGAGCAATGAGTAGGTGAAATAAAAGAGTACCAAGGAAGCTACCAGAAACCTTCACTCTTCCCTATGAGTTTCAGCCACCCAGTTCCTGCTGTCCTTTCATGGCATACTTCTCAGTTTGTAATCCTGTAGTCTAGTTTTGGAGGTCTGTGTGTCTTGCCTCTCCCACTAGATGTGAAGCTCCGTGAAGGCAGGGACCTTGTCTAATTTAGTGCCatagctccagagcccacacagTGCAGTCACTCATCAAATGTTACTACAAGAAAGGTCATAGGTCTGTATTTTAGTACAGTGTGGTTATGACTAGCATCTCTGAGCTCAAATCCTGCCTCCACCTCTTACTTGTTAAGTcctcaggcaaattacttaactgttCTATGCCtccatttctgtaaaatgggaataataatagtatgaggattaaatgagataatccccttggggcagtttttttttttttaactatagctGGAAATTCACTAGTGAGTCATGATATTAATTCAGTGAgttgcaaaataatttaaaaattcacaaaaatagAATAGGAAAGTATGACTGTACATCATGTTTAGTAAGGGAGAGTTAGGGTAAATTGTTGAAACTTCTGTTTCATCAATACTGGATATCAACGTAAAATGTAattttgtaaaatgggggtataacatatatacagaaaaatgcacTAATCTTGAGTTTATAGCTTGACAATTTTTACCATATGTGTACACCCATGTAACCACACCTGGATTAATTCTCTATAAATGtccctcctgccccccccccccccgcattcTCCTATCCCAGGGCTACCATCAACCTGTCTTCTATAAGTAAAGATTagtttgcctgttcttgaattcCACGTGCAGGACGCTCTCTTTTGTACCTGGCTTCTGTCTCTCAATGTAGTATCTGTAGGATTCATCCATACAGTTGTGTGTATCACTACTCTGCTCTTTTTCATTGTTGTGTAGTATCCCATCATATGAATgcaccacaattttaaaaatgtattcctcttttccatttagattgtttccagtttggcacaattatgaataaagctgctctgattttttttttttttcggtacgcgggcctcccactgccgtggcctcccccgctgcggagcacaggctctggacgggcaggcccagcggccatggctcacgggcccagccgctccgcagcacgtgggaccctcccggaccgaggcacgaacccgcgtcccccgcatgggcaggcggactatcaaccactgcgccaccagggaagccctctttttttttttttaattaatttttggctgagttaggtctttgttgctgtgtgcgggctttctcgagttgcggtgagtgagggctactcttcgttgcggtgcgcgggcttctcattgcagtgtccgttcttgttgcagagcacgggctctaggcgtgcgggcttcagcagttgtggctcacaggctctagagcgcaggctcagtagttgtggcgcacgggcttagttgctccgtggcatgtgggatcttcccggaccagggctcgaacccgtgttccctgcattggcaggcggattcttaatcactgcgccaccagggaagccctgaatattcTTATATGTATCTTTTTGTGGTCATAAGTACTAATTTCTCTTTAGTTAAAAAGCATTTCTTACTCTAGGTCAAAGTTTCTCAAAGTGTGAAACCTGGACCAAGAGAATCAGCATCATCTTggaacttgtgagaaatgcagattctcaggtcccattgcagacctactgagtcagaaactctgcAGCTGGGGCCgggcaatctgtgttttaacgaACACTCAAGGTGATTTTGATGGCTGCTAAAGCTTGAGAGCCACTGCTCAAGGTTCTGGTCAAAAATGCAGGAAGCCGCTGCTTTAGAACACACTCGGCACAGGGGCCAGCACCGAGCAAGTGCTCGATTAATGTTAACCATCTTAACGCTTCTAATCTGAGGACTGCATACTCTCAGTGATTTGTTTTGAGGGGCTTGGATGTTCAAGAGAAGAAAGCGTCCCCCCTGCCAGTGGCCGCTCCCAGCACTCACCTCCCTGCCGGCCGCCGAGCTCTCTCTCCGCagcccctccacctccttccgGAGGTTGTCCCGCTCCATTCTTAGCTCTTCCACCGTCAGGCTGCCCTCATTCACCAGCGTCTCCAGCATCTCCAGGACGCGGACGATCTTGAACTGCAGCTGTGTCACCCGGGGGTCGCTGCCCAGGGCCATCAGCTCGCGGCCCATCACGTAGGAGATGTCATATACGTCCTCGGCGGTCAGCTGGAAGGGGCTCTTGCCCAGGGCCCCCTCGGGCCCAGCCTcgcccccctcctcctcttcctcctctcgcAAAGTGGGCTCCTCCATGGCCGACCAGACCCCTGCAGCCTCCGGAGCTGCTGCTTTCTCGGAGTCTCCG includes these proteins:
- the LOC117203988 gene encoding 60S ribosomal protein L37-like, producing MTKGTSSFGKRRNKTHTLCRRCGSNAYHLQKSTCGKCGYPAKRKRKYNWSAKAKRRNTTGTGRMRHLKIVYRRFRHGFREETTPKPKRAAVAASSSP
- the RILPL2 gene encoding RILP-like protein 2 isoform X1, with the translated sequence MEEPTLREEEEEEGGEAGPEGALGKSPFQLTAEDVYDISYVMGRELMALGSDPRVTQLQFKIVRVLEMLETLVNEGSLTVEELRMERDNLRKEVEGLRRESSAAGREMNLGPDKMVVDLTDPNRPRFTLQELRDVLQERNKLKSQLLVVQEELQCYKSGLIPAREGPGGRREKDALVTRASNASSNKEETIIRKLRFPLAEPSRKLEDKGAC
- the RILPL2 gene encoding RILP-like protein 2 isoform X2, yielding MEEPTLREEEEEEGGEAGPEGALGKSPFQLTAEDVYDISYVMGRELMALGSDPRVTQLQFKIVRVLEMLETLVNEGSLTVEELRMERDNLRKEVEGLRRESSAAGREMNLGPDKMVVDLTDPNRPRFTLQELRDVLQERNKLKSQLLVVQEELQCYKSGLIPAREGPGGRREKDALVTRASNASSNKEETIIRKLFSFRSGKQT
- the RILPL2 gene encoding RILP-like protein 2 isoform X3, which translates into the protein MEEPTLREEEEEEGGEAGPEGALGKSPFQLTAEDVYDISYVMGRELMALGSDPRVTQLQFKIVRVLEMLETLVNEGSLTVEELRMERDNLRKEVEGLRRESSAAGREMNLGPDKMVVDLTDPNRPRFTLQELRDVLQERNKLKSQLLVVQEELQCYKRKHGCWQSASERE